A window of Acinonyx jubatus isolate Ajub_Pintada_27869175 chromosome E4, VMU_Ajub_asm_v1.0, whole genome shotgun sequence contains these coding sequences:
- the FIRRM gene encoding uncharacterized protein C1orf112 homolog isoform X8 — protein sequence MSQERAVAASAVRLEELSSWSQELCRRELPSVLPRLLSMYQHSDNWIEHIQILKIIVEMFLPHMNHLTLEQTFFSQVLPKTVKSFDDMMYELTSQARGLSSHNLEIQTTLRNILQTMVQLLAALTGCVQHICATQESIILENIHSLPSSVLHVIKSTFVHCKFQTFSRLFSRRPILFKSS from the exons ATGTCGCAGGAACGCGCGGTCGCGGCGAGCGCCGTCCGGCTGGAAGAGTTAAGTAGCTGGTCGCAGGAGCTATGCCGCCGGGAACTGCCGTCTGTCCTGCCCCGGCTCCTT tcTATGTATCAGCATTCTGACAATTGGATCGAGCATATTC aaattctaaaaattatCGTGGAAATGTTTTTACCTCATATGAACCACCTGACATTGGAACAGACTTTCTTCTCACAAGTGTTGCCAAAG actgtgaaatcatttGATGACATGATGTACGAGTTAACCAGTCAAGCCAGAGGACTGTCAAGCCATAATTTAGAAATCCAGACCACTCTAAGGAATATTTTACAA ACAATGGTGCAGCTCTTAGCAGCTCTTACAGGATGTGTTCAGCATATCTGTGCCACACAGGAGTCCATCATTCTAGAAAATATTCATAGTCTTCCTTCCTCAGTCCTACATGTAATCAAAAGTACATTTGTACATTGTAAG TTTCAGACCTTCTCCAGGCTCTTTTCAAGGAGGCCTATTCTCTTCAAAAGCAGCTAA
- the METTL18 gene encoding histidine protein methyltransferase 1 homolog: MTFQFNFTIENNLENELTPVGHGVLALDSSKESSVSESKKDRDKKCSTEQFDLPQDHVLEHKPVGNAAPSQDTENSLSAANSSSNLEPCEKHPCMRVAKEHAMPEDFKKVLENKVIERLPGLPHVNVSVVKTVLLRRNCPGENIVSQSCSSHSDLITGVYEGGLKIWECTFDLLAYCKKAQVKFAGKKVLDLGCGAGLLGINAFKGGAKEIHFQDYNSMVIDEVTLPNVVANSTLEEEGNDVSEPDVKRCRKSKVAQELCKCRFFSGEWSEFCKLVLSSEEFFEKYDLILTSETIYNPDYYGSLHQTFLRLLDKNGRVLLASKAHYFGVGGGIHLFQKFVEERNVFETRTLEIIEEGLKRHLIEMTFK; encoded by the coding sequence ATGacttttcaatttaatttcacTATAGAAAACAATCTGGAAAATGAATTAACACCCGTTGGACATGGAGTTTTGGCCCTGGATTCCTCCAAAGAGTCTTCAGTCtcagaaagtaaaaaagatagGGACAAAAAATGTTCTACCGAACAGTTTGACTTGCCTCAGGATCATGTGTTGGAACATAAGCCAGTGGGAAATGCAGCTCCCTCTCAAGACACAGAGAACTCACTCAGCGCAGCTAACAGTTCAAGTAACTTAGAGCCATGTGAAAAACATCCCTGCATGAGAGTTGCCAAAGAGCATGCTATGCCCGAAGATTTCAAGAAAGTGTTAGAAAATAAAGTCATAGAAAGGTTACCAGGTCTCCCCCATGTTAACGTATCGGTAGTGAAAACCGTCTTGTTGAGAAGGAACTGCCCTGGAGAAAACATAGTTTCGCAAAGTTGTTCTTCTCACTCTGATCTGATTACAGGTGTTTATGAAGGAGGCTTAAAAATCTGGGAATGTACCTTTGACCTGCTGGCTTATTGCAAAAAGGCCCAAGTGAAATTTGCTGGGAAAAAAGTGTTGGATCTTGGCTGTGGAGCAGGGTTGCTGGGTATAAATGCATTCAAGGGAGGGGCCAAAGAAATTCATTTTCAAGATTACAACAGTATGGTGATTGATGAAGTAACCTTACCTAATGTAGTGGCTAACTCTACtttggaagaagaaggaaatgatgTCAGCGAACCAGATGTGAAAAGATGCAGGAAATCCAAAGTAGCACAAGAATTATGTAAATGCCGGTTCTTTTCAGGGGAGTGGTCTGAGTTTTGTAAGCTTGTACTAAGTAGTGaagaattctttgaaaaatatgatcTCATTCTTACCTCAGAAACCATTTACAACCCAGATTACTATGGTTCTTTGCACCAGACATTCCTCAGATTATTAGATAAAAACGGACGGGTGCTTTTGGCCAGCAAAGCACATTATTTTGGTGTAGGTGGAGGTATTCATCTCTTTCAGAAATTTGTAGAAGAAAGGAATGTATTTGAGACTAGAACACTCGAAATAATTGAAGAAGGACTAAAGAGACACCTAATTGAAATGACTTTTAAGTAA